From the genome of Malus domestica chromosome 04, GDT2T_hap1, one region includes:
- the LOC139195106 gene encoding uncharacterized mitochondrial protein AtMg00310-like, protein MALPNFAMSCFRLPIDVCRDVERAIRNYWWRGNEQRKGIHWISWDRLMKQKKAGGMGFKDIQCVNLALLAKIGWRITLNPMSILASVLRDKYFPGKTFGEAPKGKNTSWGWKGLFEARTVLNLGLR, encoded by the coding sequence ATGGCCTTGCCTAACTTTGCTATGAGTTGTTTTAGACTCCCCATTGACGTGTGTCGGGATGTTGAAAGAGCTATTCGAAATTACTGGTGGCGCGGTAATGAACAACGTAAGGGCATACACTGGATCTCCTGGGATCGTCTCATGAAACAGAAAAAGGCTGGTGGAATGGGATTCAAGGATATCCAATGTGTCAACCTTGCTCTTCTTGCCAAGATTGGATGGCGAATCACCCTAAATCCTATGTCCATCCTTGCTTCGGTTTTGAGAGATAAATACTTCCCGGGGAAAACCTTTGGAGAAGCTCCTAAAGGGAAGAACACCTCATGGGGATGGAAAGGTCTCTTTGAAGCTCGGACAGTGTTAAACCTTGGTCTTAGATAA